The proteins below come from a single Eucalyptus grandis isolate ANBG69807.140 chromosome 3, ASM1654582v1, whole genome shotgun sequence genomic window:
- the LOC120291760 gene encoding serine carboxypeptidase-like has product MASTFLSPYCFLFSLLLLFSTASPSRTSSLTANLSPKTQAFNDSSSLASDGNRFELPLFGNSEASIQDLARIATGYYQLPNSHGARMFYYFIESRNKASGDPVVLWLAGGPGCSGAMNLFNGNGPYYITDSMTPSLNKYGWDNVSNIIFIDQPIGTGFSYYTNPLDIRHGEPDVSKDLYDFLKWFFKRYYRLAQNDFYIAGESYAGHYIPALATRVQQGNRLRKGIRINLKGFAIGNGLTNSGIQYGAYTEYALRKNLIKRNDKIRIDAMFPRCKELVRQCDDWGFFCEHAYTVCESIYDEIKNIIGSRYEYDIRKECSSECGKEFVKVAIYLNQTAVREYFKVADRLFESCNKEVFEAMRADIMKNLAVGIPALLEDRLKVLIYAGEYDLRCNYIGIFEWVEDMKWYGQADFKKSEIVPFAVDGSVAGWEKAHGPLTFLTVNEAGHSVPMDQPKVALQMIQSWMAANVTMAGSDDRRATH; this is encoded by the exons ATGGCGTCAACTTTTCTCTCACCATActgctttctcttctctctcctcctcctcttctcgaCTGCATCACCATCAAGGACATCATCTTTAACCGCCAACTTATCACCAAAGACACAAGCTTTCAacgattcttcttctttggcttctgATGGGAACCGCTTTGAGCTCCCACTCTTCGGCAATTCCGAGGCTTCCATTCAGGACCTCGCTCGTATTGCCACCGGGTATTACCAGCTTCCGAATTCCCATGGTGCAAG GATGTTCTACTACTTCATCGAATCACGGAACAAAGCAAGTGGTGACCCGGTGGTGCTATGGTTAGCTGGAGGGCCTGGCTGTAGCGGTGCAATGAACCTGTTCAATGGGAATGGCCCTTACTATATCACCGACAGCATGACTCCTTCGCTGAATAAATATGGTTGGGACAAC gTGTCGAATATCATCTTCATCGACCAACCTATTGGAACCGGTTTTAGTTACTATACTAATCCACTTGACATTCGGCATGGTGAGCCTGATGTTAGCAAAGACTTGTATGACTTCTTGAAG TGGTTCTTTAAAAGGTATTATCGACTTGCTCAGAATGATTTTTACATAGCCGGAGAGTCGTACGCTGGGCACTACATTCCCGCTTTAGCTACTCGTGTTCAACAAGGGAACAGGTTAAGGAAAGGAATTCGCATAAACCTGAAG GGGTTTGCAATTGGCAATGGCCTAACCAATTCCGGGATCCAGTATGGAGCATACACAGAGTATGCTCTAAGGAAGAACTTAATCAAGCGGAACGATAAAATTAGGATTGACGCAATGTTCCCAAGATGCAAAGAATTGGTTCGACAGTGTG ATGACTGGGGATTTTTTTGTGAGCATGCATATACCGTGTGTGAAAGTATTTACGATGAGATCAAGAATATTATCGGGAGCAGATAT GAATATGATATTCGAAAGGAATGTAGCAGCGAGTGCGGCAAGGAATTCGTAAAAGTGGCGATCTACCTGAACCAAACGGCAGTGAGAGAATATTTTAAAGTCGCGGATAGACTGTTTGAGTCTTGTAACAAAGAAGTGTTTGAGGCGATGCGTGCGGATATCATGAAGAATCTCGCAGTGGGTATCCCCGCGCTTCTGGAGGACCGGCTGAAGGTGCTCATTTATGCCGGTGAATATGATCTCCGCTGTAATTATATTG GAATCTTCGAGTGGGTTGAAGACATGAAGTGGTATGGTCAAGCCGactttaaaaaatctgaaattgttcCATTTGCCGTTGATGGTTCCGTGGCAGGATGGGAAAAAGCACATGGACCACTTACTTTCTTgacg GTTAATGAGGCTGGGCACTCTGTTCCGATGGATCAGCCGAAAGTGGCTCTACAAATGATACAGAGCTGGATGGCAGCCAATGTCACCATGGCTGGCTCAGATGACCGGCGTGCGACTCATTGA